The Marixanthomonas ophiurae genome has a segment encoding these proteins:
- the tgt gene encoding tRNA guanosine(34) transglycosylase Tgt, producing MQFNLEKTDPESQARAGTITLDHGPVETPIFMPVGTVGTVKGVHQRELSQDINPDIILGNTYHLYLRPQTDILEKAGGIHKFMNWDRNILTDSGGYQVYSLSANRKIKEEGVKFKSHIDGSMHFFTPENVMEIQRTIGADIIMAFDECTPYPCDYKYAKRSMHMTHRWLDRCISHLEKTPLKYDYNQTFFPIVQGSTYKDLRKQSAEYIASVGAAGNAIGGLSVGEPAEEMYAMTEVVTDILPEDKPRYLMGVGTPINLLENIALGIDMFDCVMPTRNGRNGMLFTAHGSINIKNKKWEDDFSPIDDMDITWVDTAYSKAYVRHLFKVKELLGMQIATIHNLGFYLWLVREARKHILAGDFTSWKNKMVKQMDKRL from the coding sequence ATGCAATTTAATTTAGAAAAAACCGATCCCGAAAGCCAAGCCCGCGCTGGGACTATAACACTGGATCACGGCCCCGTTGAAACGCCAATTTTTATGCCAGTAGGCACCGTTGGAACAGTTAAAGGTGTACACCAACGTGAGCTTTCACAAGATATAAACCCTGATATTATTTTAGGAAACACCTATCATTTATACTTACGTCCACAGACTGATATACTTGAAAAAGCGGGGGGTATTCATAAATTTATGAATTGGGACCGAAATATCTTGACCGATAGTGGCGGATATCAAGTGTATTCCCTTTCAGCAAATAGAAAAATTAAAGAAGAAGGTGTTAAGTTTAAGTCGCATATTGACGGTAGCATGCATTTTTTTACACCTGAAAACGTGATGGAAATCCAACGAACTATTGGAGCCGACATTATCATGGCCTTTGATGAATGTACACCGTATCCTTGTGATTATAAATATGCCAAACGCTCTATGCATATGACGCATCGTTGGCTAGATCGATGTATTTCGCATTTAGAGAAGACACCTTTAAAATATGATTACAACCAAACATTTTTTCCCATTGTTCAAGGAAGCACATACAAAGATCTCAGGAAACAATCTGCAGAGTACATAGCATCTGTAGGAGCAGCAGGAAATGCAATTGGTGGTTTGTCTGTGGGGGAACCAGCGGAAGAGATGTATGCTATGACCGAAGTGGTCACCGATATACTTCCTGAAGATAAACCTCGTTACTTAATGGGAGTAGGAACACCTATTAATTTATTAGAGAATATTGCTTTAGGGATTGATATGTTTGATTGTGTAATGCCTACTAGAAATGGTCGTAACGGTATGCTTTTTACGGCACATGGCTCAATTAACATTAAAAACAAAAAGTGGGAAGACGATTTTTCACCCATTGACGATATGGATATTACGTGGGTAGATACTGCCTATAGCAAGGCGTATGTTCGCCACCTATTTAAGGTAAAAGAACTTTTGGGTATGCAAATTGCAACCATCCATAATCTCGGTTTTTATTTATGGTTGGTTCGTGAAGCGAGAAAGCATATCTTAGCCGGAGATTTCACTTCTTGGAAAAATAAGATGGTTAAACAAATGGATAAACGCCTTTAA
- the rplT gene encoding 50S ribosomal protein L20, protein MPRSVNSVASRARRKKVMKHAKGYFGRRKNVWTIAKNAVDKAMQYSYRDRRAKKRNFRSLWITRINAGARQHGMSYSKFMGQLKANEIGLNRKVLADLAMNHPEAFKAIVEKVK, encoded by the coding sequence ATGCCAAGATCAGTAAATTCAGTTGCTTCAAGAGCCAGAAGAAAAAAGGTAATGAAGCACGCCAAAGGTTACTTTGGAAGACGTAAAAATGTATGGACGATAGCTAAGAATGCTGTTGATAAAGCAATGCAGTATTCGTACCGCGACCGTCGTGCAAAAAAGAGAAATTTTAGATCCCTTTGGATCACACGTATTAATGCAGGTGCACGCCAGCATGGGATGTCTTATTCAAAATTTATGGGACAGTTAAAAGCTAACGAAATCGGATTGAACCGTAAGGTACTTGCAGATTTAGCAATGAACCATCCTGAAGCTTTCAAAGCAATTGTTGAGAAAGTAAAATAA
- the rpmI gene encoding 50S ribosomal protein L35, translating into MPKQKTKSSAKKRFKVTGTGKIKRKHAFKSHILTKKSKKRKLKLTHDGLVDKADESNVKQMLRMK; encoded by the coding sequence ATGCCAAAACAAAAGACAAAATCTAGTGCCAAAAAACGTTTTAAGGTTACCGGTACTGGTAAAATTAAAAGAAAGCACGCGTTTAAAAGTCATATCTTAACAAAGAAGTCTAAAAAACGTAAGCTTAAATTGACTCATGATGGTTTAGTAGATAAAGCAGATGAGAGCAATGTTAAGCAAATGCTTCGTATGAAGTAA
- a CDS encoding restriction endonuclease: MSIENKTWRKYERQIHQELVSVFTDCEFEFDDRIFGKHSRTDRQIDISIRGRIGGNKILGIIDCKHFSTNIDVIIIESFLGMLEDTKANFGLIITNKGYSLAAKNRANIRNLRLDIIEFDELNKIKLTFDYLVNQKIKNLELSKYEFFKRGKENSGYFDSSKSNYNKRLVIFKEGFANTEYYVFKKTIKESVRLFRDFSDLETLTLRIPLNNDGEKYIYTSTINRADLEKFLNLNFNYLRDDIKLWRADFLENGNYTEQSVYDFAKENITSLKYTDYNKEL, translated from the coding sequence ATGTCGATTGAAAATAAAACTTGGCGAAAATACGAAAGACAAATTCATCAAGAATTAGTTTCAGTATTTACTGATTGTGAATTTGAATTTGATGACCGTATATTTGGAAAACACAGCAGAACTGATAGACAAATTGATATTTCAATACGAGGAAGAATAGGAGGGAATAAAATTCTCGGAATAATTGACTGCAAACATTTCTCGACAAATATTGATGTAATAATTATAGAAAGTTTTCTTGGAATGTTAGAAGATACAAAAGCTAACTTTGGATTAATAATTACTAACAAAGGATATAGTCTAGCAGCCAAAAATCGTGCAAATATTCGGAACTTAAGACTTGATATTATTGAGTTTGATGAGTTGAATAAAATTAAGCTAACTTTTGATTACTTGGTAAATCAAAAAATAAAAAACCTAGAGTTATCAAAATACGAGTTTTTTAAGCGAGGAAAAGAGAACTCTGGTTATTTCGATTCAAGTAAATCAAATTACAATAAAAGACTTGTAATATTTAAAGAGGGTTTTGCAAATACAGAATACTATGTTTTCAAAAAAACTATAAAAGAAAGTGTTCGATTATTTAGAGATTTTTCTGATTTAGAAACTCTAACATTAAGAATACCTTTAAATAATGACGGAGAAAAATATATATACACTTCAACAATAAATAGGGCCGATTTAGAAAAATTTTTAAACCTAAACTTTAACTATCTACGAGATGATATTAAATTGTGGAGAGCTGATTTTCTGGAAAATGGTAATTATACTGAACAGTCAGTTTATGATTTTGCAAAAGAAAATATTACCTCGCTAAAATATACTGACTACAATAAAGAGTTATAA
- a CDS encoding acetyl-CoA carboxylase carboxyltransferase subunit alpha: MEYLEFELPIKDLQEQYEKACQIGTDSEVDVTNTCKQIEKKLKETKKEVYKNLTPWQRVQLSRHPNRPYTMDYVKSICGDSFLELHGDRNFKDDKAMVGGLGKIGDQSYMFIGQQKGYNTKTRQYRNFGMASPEGYRKALRLMKSAEKFGLPVVTFIDTPGAYPGLEAEERGQGEAIARNIMEMTRLKVPIIVIVIGEGASGGALGIGVGDRVMMLENSWYSVISPENCSSILWRSWDHKEQAAEALNLTAKDAKRLKVIDTIIKEPLGGAHSDREKTFSTVSKTISKVYDELKILSPTDLVNLRMEKYSEMGVFKG, encoded by the coding sequence ATGGAATATCTTGAATTTGAATTACCTATAAAGGATTTACAGGAACAGTACGAGAAAGCTTGCCAAATTGGAACTGACAGCGAAGTAGATGTTACCAATACCTGTAAGCAGATTGAGAAAAAATTAAAGGAAACCAAGAAGGAAGTATATAAAAACTTAACTCCGTGGCAACGTGTTCAGTTGTCTCGTCACCCCAATCGTCCCTATACTATGGATTATGTTAAATCCATTTGTGGGGATTCTTTTTTAGAACTTCACGGCGATCGTAACTTTAAAGACGATAAAGCCATGGTAGGCGGTCTTGGTAAAATTGGCGATCAAAGCTATATGTTTATTGGGCAACAAAAAGGGTATAACACCAAAACGCGACAATACCGTAATTTTGGGATGGCAAGTCCTGAAGGATATCGTAAAGCCTTGCGCTTAATGAAATCTGCCGAAAAATTTGGTCTTCCGGTAGTTACGTTTATCGATACGCCAGGAGCCTATCCAGGATTAGAAGCTGAAGAACGCGGACAAGGGGAAGCCATTGCTCGTAATATTATGGAAATGACTCGCCTTAAAGTGCCAATTATAGTAATTGTGATTGGAGAAGGAGCCAGTGGTGGAGCTTTAGGAATAGGTGTTGGTGATCGGGTTATGATGCTCGAAAACTCATGGTATTCTGTAATTTCACCCGAAAACTGCTCTTCTATATTATGGAGAAGTTGGGATCACAAAGAACAAGCTGCCGAGGCATTAAACCTAACAGCAAAGGATGCTAAAAGATTAAAAGTAATCGATACTATTATTAAAGAACCACTAGGCGGAGCGCATAGCGATCGAGAAAAAACTTTTTCTACCGTCTCTAAGACCATTTCAAAAGTATATGATGAATTAAAAATCTTATCACCAACCGATTTGGTTAATCTTAGAATGGAAAAATATTCCGAGATGGGAGTCTTTAAAGGCTAA
- a CDS encoding transketolase family protein, producing the protein MKKYTDSGKKDTRSGFGAGLTELGKTNENVVALCADLTGSLKMDEFKENHPERFYQVGIAEANMMGMAAGMTIGGKIPFTGTFANFSTGRVYDQIRQSIAYSGKNVKICASHAGVTLGEDGATHQILEDLGLMKMLPGMTVINTCDYNQTKAATLAVAEHQGPMYLRFGRPKVANFTPENQNFEIGKAVHLQEGTDVTLVATGHLVWEALQAAEKLHEEGISAEVINIHTIKPLDNKAILDSVVKTGCIVTAEEHNYLGGLGESVSRVLAKNAPTPQEFVATQDTFGESGTPEQLMEKYGLNANAIIKAAKKVISRK; encoded by the coding sequence ATGAAAAAATATACAGACAGCGGAAAAAAAGATACAAGATCCGGTTTTGGCGCAGGATTAACAGAACTTGGAAAAACCAATGAAAATGTAGTCGCACTATGTGCAGACTTGACCGGTTCTCTAAAAATGGATGAATTTAAAGAAAACCATCCAGAACGCTTTTATCAAGTTGGAATTGCCGAAGCAAACATGATGGGTATGGCAGCCGGGATGACCATTGGTGGAAAAATACCTTTTACAGGTACTTTTGCTAACTTCTCTACAGGTCGCGTGTACGATCAAATACGCCAAAGTATTGCTTATAGTGGTAAAAACGTAAAAATATGTGCCTCTCACGCTGGTGTTACCTTAGGTGAAGATGGAGCAACACATCAAATTCTTGAAGATTTAGGGTTGATGAAAATGCTTCCAGGAATGACCGTAATCAATACATGTGACTACAACCAAACGAAAGCTGCAACCTTGGCCGTAGCGGAACACCAAGGACCTATGTATCTTCGTTTTGGAAGACCAAAAGTAGCAAACTTCACTCCTGAAAATCAGAATTTTGAGATTGGTAAAGCTGTTCATTTACAAGAAGGAACCGATGTAACTTTAGTAGCAACGGGTCATTTGGTGTGGGAAGCACTCCAAGCTGCCGAAAAATTACATGAAGAAGGCATTAGTGCCGAAGTAATTAACATACACACAATTAAGCCTTTGGACAATAAAGCGATACTTGATAGCGTTGTTAAAACAGGGTGCATTGTTACCGCAGAAGAACACAACTATTTAGGTGGTCTTGGTGAGAGTGTTTCCCGAGTATTAGCCAAAAATGCCCCAACTCCACAAGAGTTTGTGGCGACGCAAGATACCTTTGGAGAATCTGGAACGCCTGAGCAATTAATGGAAAAATATGGTTTAAATGCCAATGCCATTATAAAAGCTGCAAAGAAAGTGATCTCGCGTAAATAA
- the infC gene encoding translation initiation factor IF-3, producing MKEDQHRINKKIRADEVRLVGDNVEMDVYPTSKALEIAQEMELDLVEISPDAKPPVCKVMDYKKFVYEQKKREKALKAKASKVVVKEIRFGPNTDDHDYEFKKNHAEKFLKDGAKLKAYVFFKGRSIIYKDKGEILLLRLAQDLEEVGKVEQMPKLEGKRMIMFLAPTKKLK from the coding sequence ATAAAAGAAGATCAACACCGAATTAATAAAAAAATTCGGGCAGACGAAGTACGTCTTGTAGGAGACAATGTAGAAATGGATGTTTATCCAACCAGCAAAGCATTGGAAATTGCACAAGAGATGGAATTGGATTTAGTAGAGATTTCTCCTGACGCCAAGCCTCCTGTTTGTAAAGTGATGGACTACAAGAAATTTGTCTACGAGCAAAAAAAGAGAGAAAAAGCTTTAAAAGCAAAAGCTTCAAAAGTTGTTGTAAAAGAGATTCGTTTCGGTCCAAATACCGACGATCACGATTACGAATTTAAGAAGAATCATGCTGAGAAGTTTTTAAAAGATGGAGCGAAACTAAAGGCATATGTCTTTTTCAAAGGACGGTCCATCATATATAAGGATAAAGGAGAAATACTTTTATTACGTCTTGCCCAAGATCTAGAAGAAGTTGGTAAAGTAGAACAAATGCCAAAACTAGAGGGGAAACGAATGATTATGTTCCTTGCTCCTACTAAGAAATTAAAATAA
- a CDS encoding transketolase — protein sequence MADLQHLEDLVVQVRRDILRQVHAVNSGHPGGSLGCTEFFVALYQELMERKDDFNMDGIGEDLFFLSNGHISPVFYSVLARSGYFPVEELKTFRHIDSRLQGHPTTHEGLPGIRVASGSLGQGISVSIGAAEAKKLNKDNHIVYTLCGDGELQEGQNWEAIMYAAGNKVDNLIVSIDLNGQQIDGATQNVLPLGNVKEKFEAFGWDVLEIKEGNNLSAVLEGMKKAKAKTGNGKPVCVLLHTVMGNGVDFMMHTHAWHGKAPNDEQLEKALSQNPETLGDY from the coding sequence ATGGCAGATTTACAACACCTTGAGGATTTAGTAGTTCAAGTTCGCAGGGATATTTTAAGGCAAGTACACGCAGTAAATTCGGGGCATCCAGGTGGTTCTTTAGGCTGTACTGAATTTTTCGTCGCTTTGTATCAAGAATTAATGGAACGCAAAGATGACTTCAATATGGACGGAATTGGGGAAGACCTTTTCTTTCTATCAAACGGTCATATTTCACCGGTTTTTTATAGTGTTTTAGCGCGTTCGGGATATTTTCCTGTAGAAGAATTAAAAACCTTCAGACATATTGATTCTCGCTTACAAGGGCATCCAACTACTCATGAAGGTTTACCAGGAATACGTGTAGCTTCAGGATCGTTAGGACAAGGAATTTCCGTATCTATCGGCGCTGCGGAAGCAAAAAAATTAAATAAGGACAACCACATAGTCTACACCCTTTGTGGCGACGGCGAATTACAAGAAGGCCAAAATTGGGAAGCCATTATGTACGCTGCCGGAAACAAAGTGGACAATCTAATTGTTTCTATTGATTTAAACGGTCAACAAATTGACGGTGCAACTCAAAATGTACTTCCGTTAGGAAACGTAAAAGAAAAATTTGAAGCATTTGGCTGGGACGTTCTAGAAATTAAAGAAGGAAACAACCTTTCTGCTGTACTTGAAGGAATGAAAAAAGCCAAAGCAAAAACTGGAAACGGAAAACCTGTCTGTGTGTTGTTGCACACTGTAATGGGGAACGGTGTTGATTTTATGATGCACACGCATGCTTGGCACGGAAAAGCTCCAAATGACGAGCAATTAGAAAAAGCATTATCACAGAACCCGGAAACGCTGGGTGATTATTAA
- the dnaB gene encoding replicative DNA helicase encodes MEKVQQQNQYKTKSSQVISLEKGKLPPQAIDLEQVVLGAMMIDKKGVDEVIDILHADVFYKDAHKHIFEAIHTLFENSEPVDLLTVSSQLKKDATLEVAGGEFYLVQLTQKVSSSAHIEFHARIILQKFIQRSLIKISNEIIEDSYDETTDVFDLLDTAESKLYEITQGNIKRSSETAQQLVIQAKKKIEEIANREGLSGIPSGFEDIDKLTSGWQPSDLIIIAARPGMGKTALTLSMARNIAVDHNIPVAFFSLEMSSVQLITRLISSETQLSSEKLRTGNLEKHEWEQLNVKVKGLEKAPLFIDDTPSLSIFDLRAKARRLSSQHGIKLIMVDYLQLMTAGGNKNGGNREQEISTISRNLKALAKELNVPVIALSQLSRAVETRGGSKRPLLSDLRESGAIEQDADIVSFIYRPEYYKIDEWDDEERTPTQGQGEFIVAKHRNGGLDEIRLRFVGHLGRFENLERFDIPSEIHSRMNDAANDDTFRTDSLPSADEAFGSSMNNDLPPDDDNEVPF; translated from the coding sequence ATGGAAAAAGTACAACAGCAAAATCAATATAAAACGAAGTCTTCCCAAGTAATTTCGTTGGAAAAGGGGAAATTGCCTCCGCAAGCTATTGATTTAGAACAAGTTGTACTTGGAGCGATGATGATCGATAAAAAAGGTGTCGATGAGGTGATTGATATTTTACACGCCGATGTGTTTTATAAAGATGCCCACAAACACATCTTTGAAGCCATTCATACACTCTTTGAAAACAGTGAACCGGTAGACTTATTAACCGTTTCGTCCCAATTAAAAAAGGACGCAACGCTCGAAGTTGCGGGAGGCGAATTTTACTTGGTTCAATTGACCCAAAAAGTGTCATCTTCGGCACATATTGAGTTTCATGCGCGTATCATTCTTCAGAAATTCATTCAACGGAGTTTGATTAAAATTTCAAATGAAATCATTGAAGATTCGTATGACGAAACTACCGATGTTTTTGATTTGTTGGACACGGCCGAATCCAAATTATACGAAATTACCCAAGGAAACATAAAACGTTCTTCGGAAACAGCGCAGCAATTAGTAATTCAAGCGAAGAAAAAAATTGAAGAAATTGCCAATAGAGAAGGTCTATCTGGTATTCCTTCCGGTTTTGAAGATATTGATAAACTAACCTCCGGTTGGCAACCCAGTGATTTAATCATTATTGCCGCGCGTCCAGGTATGGGTAAAACGGCCTTGACCTTGTCTATGGCGCGAAATATTGCGGTAGATCATAATATTCCAGTGGCATTCTTTTCTTTGGAAATGTCCTCGGTACAGTTAATCACGCGATTGATTTCTTCGGAAACGCAATTAAGCTCCGAAAAACTACGTACCGGAAACTTAGAAAAACACGAGTGGGAACAGTTAAACGTGAAAGTAAAAGGGCTGGAAAAAGCGCCTTTATTTATTGATGATACACCATCGCTTTCCATTTTCGATTTACGGGCGAAAGCTAGACGCTTATCCTCACAACACGGCATAAAATTGATTATGGTCGATTACCTACAATTAATGACAGCAGGAGGAAACAAAAACGGCGGAAACCGGGAACAAGAAATTTCGACTATTTCCCGAAACCTAAAAGCATTAGCAAAAGAACTAAATGTTCCGGTAATTGCCTTATCACAATTATCACGTGCGGTGGAAACGCGTGGCGGAAGCAAACGACCGTTACTTTCTGACCTTCGTGAATCTGGTGCGATTGAGCAAGATGCCGATATTGTATCGTTTATTTACCGTCCCGAATACTACAAAATTGATGAATGGGACGATGAGGAGCGTACACCAACGCAAGGACAAGGAGAATTTATTGTGGCCAAACACCGTAATGGTGGTCTGGACGAAATACGCTTGCGTTTTGTGGGGCATTTAGGACGTTTCGAAAACTTAGAGCGTTTTGACATCCCAAGTGAAATCCATTCCCGTATGAACGATGCCGCCAATGACGATACCTTTAGAACCGATAGTCTGCCTTCTGCAGATGAAGCTTTTGGTAGCTCCATGAACAACGACCTACCGCCCGATGATGATAATGAGGTGCCTTTTTAG
- a CDS encoding DMT family transporter yields the protein MPNAKLLNYLHLHGIIFIWGFTAVLGALISIDAIPLVWFRMLLASGFILLFVLLKKEKLRFSGKTLSRFFLAGFIIALHWLCFFGAIKESNVSVTLAIMSTGAFFASLLEPLFYRRKIIGYEVFFGLIVIGGLYLIFNVETDYIWGIGLALASSFLGAVFTIINGALVVKHKASVISLYELFFGGLCITAYLAFQGKITSELFQLSTNDWLLLLLLASVCTAYAFLASVHVMKWISPYTVMLTVNLEPVYGIILALLILGDSEHMNTEFYYGAVIIIVTVIANGIIKNRLQRKKRGLPNT from the coding sequence ATGCCAAACGCTAAATTACTCAACTACCTCCATTTACACGGGATTATTTTTATTTGGGGTTTTACAGCGGTGCTGGGAGCTTTAATTTCCATCGATGCCATTCCGTTGGTTTGGTTTAGAATGTTATTGGCTTCAGGGTTTATTTTGTTGTTTGTTCTACTTAAGAAAGAAAAACTACGCTTTTCAGGTAAAACCCTTTCACGCTTTTTTCTTGCCGGCTTTATTATTGCGCTGCATTGGTTGTGTTTTTTTGGAGCTATAAAAGAATCGAATGTTTCAGTTACGTTGGCAATTATGTCCACAGGAGCTTTTTTTGCATCCCTATTGGAGCCGCTTTTCTACAGAAGAAAAATAATCGGGTACGAAGTGTTCTTCGGACTTATAGTAATCGGTGGTTTATATCTAATATTTAATGTAGAAACTGATTATATCTGGGGAATTGGCCTAGCCCTAGCTTCATCATTCTTAGGAGCTGTATTTACCATTATTAATGGGGCATTGGTAGTAAAACATAAAGCTTCGGTTATTTCATTATACGAATTGTTTTTCGGAGGATTATGTATTACGGCCTATTTAGCTTTTCAGGGAAAAATTACATCAGAATTATTTCAACTCTCAACAAACGATTGGCTTTTACTACTGCTTTTAGCCTCAGTTTGCACCGCATATGCCTTTTTGGCTTCGGTACACGTAATGAAATGGATAAGTCCTTATACTGTAATGCTGACGGTAAACCTAGAGCCTGTATACGGAATTATCTTGGCATTGCTTATTTTAGGCGATTCAGAACATATGAATACAGAGTTCTATTATGGAGCTGTCATTATTATAGTAACAGTTATCGCAAACGGAATAATTAAAAATAGATTGCAAAGAAAAAAAAGAGGATTGCCTAATACCTAG
- a CDS encoding asparagine synthetase B, with amino-acid sequence MTKFITLLFILFFSLNASASYILVPMDVDGQKEHLKAYGITYWTLERQVKVKWLLNYRGGSFLMPNSEEIQKECQIRGVSFEVISDSKTEEILTMISSPSQNMEAVVLEKAPKIAVYSPKGNQPWDDAVTMVLTYAEIPYEVVYDTEVLSDQLILYDWLHLHHEDFTGQYGKFYRAYRAAPWYIEEKQKSEALAKELGYNKVSEEKGDVALKIRDYVVGGGFMFAMCSATDSFDIALSAEGVDICEPMFDGDPSEPGYQSKIDYSKTMAFTNFILERSPMVYEFSSIDMTAKRRIPKETDYFTLMDYSAKWDPIPTMLVQNHTSLVKGFMGQTTSYKRDEVKSNVLVMGENKTNGEARYIHGIKGKGFFTFYGGHDPEDYQHRVGDAKTELALHPNSPGYRLILNNVLFPAAKKKKQKT; translated from the coding sequence ATGACGAAATTTATTACCTTATTATTTATTCTTTTCTTTTCCCTAAATGCTTCAGCATCCTATATATTAGTCCCGATGGATGTGGATGGGCAGAAGGAACACCTAAAAGCCTACGGAATTACGTATTGGACATTAGAACGCCAAGTCAAAGTAAAGTGGTTGCTTAACTACCGCGGTGGCTCTTTTTTAATGCCGAATTCCGAAGAAATTCAAAAGGAATGTCAAATTAGAGGTGTTTCTTTCGAAGTTATTTCTGACAGTAAGACCGAAGAAATACTGACGATGATAAGTAGTCCTTCACAAAACATGGAAGCTGTGGTGTTAGAAAAAGCACCTAAAATTGCCGTGTATTCCCCAAAAGGAAATCAACCGTGGGACGATGCCGTAACCATGGTATTGACCTATGCAGAAATTCCGTATGAAGTAGTATACGATACAGAAGTATTGAGTGATCAGCTTATTTTATACGATTGGTTGCACTTACATCACGAAGATTTTACGGGTCAATATGGTAAATTCTACAGAGCGTATCGTGCTGCTCCTTGGTATATTGAAGAAAAACAAAAATCTGAAGCCTTGGCTAAAGAACTAGGCTATAATAAAGTTTCAGAAGAAAAAGGAGACGTTGCCTTAAAAATAAGAGATTATGTAGTTGGGGGTGGTTTTATGTTTGCGATGTGTAGTGCTACCGACAGCTTTGATATTGCTCTTTCGGCAGAAGGAGTTGATATTTGTGAACCTATGTTTGATGGTGACCCTAGTGAGCCTGGTTATCAAAGTAAAATAGATTACAGCAAAACCATGGCGTTCACCAATTTTATATTAGAACGCAGCCCTATGGTTTATGAGTTTTCATCTATCGATATGACAGCAAAAAGGAGAATACCAAAAGAAACCGATTATTTTACGTTAATGGATTATTCGGCCAAATGGGATCCGATACCTACAATGTTGGTGCAGAATCATACTTCGTTAGTAAAAGGATTTATGGGACAAACAACTTCGTATAAAAGAGATGAAGTAAAATCGAACGTATTGGTAATGGGTGAAAACAAAACCAATGGAGAAGCGCGTTATATTCACGGTATAAAAGGTAAAGGATTCTTTACATTCTATGGAGGTCACGACCCAGAGGATTATCAGCATAGAGTAGGAGACGCCAAAACAGAATTGGCATTGCATCCTAATTCTCCGGGATATCGTTTGATATTAAACAACGTATTGTTTCCGGCGGCTAAAAAGAAAAAGCAGAAGACGTAA
- a CDS encoding LptF/LptG family permease yields MLSILDKYILKRYLGTFLLLLLLFIPIGITVNLAEKIDKMLENEVPFIEIAKYYLDFTIYFANLLFPLFLFLSVIWFTSKLANNTEIIAFLSSGVSYYRFLRPYMIGATIVCIGALVLGMYLAPMASKGFNEFKYKYLKKGTQDRAQSNVFRQINDNDYIYVSYFNVKEKRGNNFTLEHFEDNEMKYKISASSIKYNEKDSSYTLYNYKKRIVGQNNDQLLKETKLDTTFSFEMEDLTPVEYIAETLNFTELNDFIQREKAKGSSYINRYEVVRYKRWSLPVSAYILTIIAVAVSSVKRRGGMGVNLAIGIGIGMTFIFFDKIFGTMAEQSTFSPFIATWFPNFVFGILAIYLLRNAKR; encoded by the coding sequence ATGTTAAGTATACTCGATAAATATATTCTGAAGCGATACTTAGGAACATTTTTACTGTTGCTTCTTTTATTTATTCCTATCGGGATAACAGTCAATCTTGCTGAAAAGATTGATAAAATGCTCGAAAATGAGGTGCCTTTTATCGAAATAGCAAAGTATTATTTAGACTTTACCATTTATTTTGCAAACTTGTTGTTTCCCTTGTTTTTGTTTTTGTCGGTAATTTGGTTTACATCAAAATTAGCAAATAACACAGAGATCATTGCTTTTTTAAGTAGTGGGGTTTCCTATTATCGTTTTTTGCGCCCTTATATGATTGGAGCTACAATTGTTTGTATTGGCGCTTTGGTGTTAGGTATGTATTTAGCGCCCATGGCCAGTAAAGGATTTAATGAGTTTAAGTACAAATACCTTAAGAAAGGAACTCAAGATAGGGCACAATCTAATGTGTTTAGACAAATAAATGATAACGATTATATTTACGTAAGCTACTTTAATGTAAAGGAAAAAAGAGGAAATAACTTTACCTTAGAGCATTTCGAGGATAATGAAATGAAGTACAAAATTTCAGCAAGTAGTATAAAGTATAATGAAAAAGATAGCTCTTACACACTCTACAACTATAAAAAACGAATTGTAGGTCAAAACAATGACCAACTTTTGAAAGAAACAAAGCTAGACACAACGTTTTCCTTTGAAATGGAAGATTTAACACCAGTAGAATATATTGCAGAAACACTAAATTTCACAGAACTTAACGACTTTATACAACGGGAAAAAGCAAAAGGTTCCTCTTACATAAATAGGTACGAAGTGGTACGCTATAAACGCTGGAGTTTACCAGTTTCTGCATATATCTTAACCATTATTGCAGTTGCAGTATCATCGGTAAAACGCCGTGGTGGAATGGGGGTCAACCTTGCCATTGGTATTGGTATTGGTATGACCTTTATCTTTTTCGATAAGATATTTGGGACGATGGCTGAGCAAAGTACTTTTTCACCTTTTATAGCTACGTGGTTTCCTAATTTTGTATTTGGTATCTTAGCTATTTACCTTCTTAGAAATGCCAAACGCTAA